One genomic segment of Aquamicrobium lusatiense includes these proteins:
- the tatC gene encoding twin-arginine translocase subunit TatC: MELRTRLIWSIGGFFVAFLFCFFFAKALFNFLVVPFKWATSWAGLDPTKVELIYTAPQEFFFTQIKLAMFGGMVIAFPLIATQIYKFIAPGLYRNERAAFLPFLIASPILFLIGASLVYFFFTPMVMWFFLTMQQSGGDGEVQISLLPKVSEYLSLIMTLIFSFGLVFQLPVVTSLMARVGMLSSQALVDKRKWAIVIAFVVAAVLTPPDPLSQIGLAIPTIILYEISIITARMIERSKAKEESARKAEDGEEEKPEDSPPADNPA; the protein is encoded by the coding sequence ATGGAATTGCGGACCCGGCTGATCTGGTCGATCGGTGGGTTTTTCGTCGCCTTCCTGTTCTGCTTCTTCTTTGCCAAGGCGCTGTTCAATTTTCTGGTCGTCCCGTTCAAATGGGCGACCAGCTGGGCCGGGCTTGATCCGACCAAGGTCGAGCTGATCTATACGGCACCGCAGGAATTCTTCTTCACGCAGATCAAGCTCGCCATGTTTGGCGGCATGGTCATTGCTTTTCCGCTCATTGCCACGCAAATCTACAAGTTCATCGCACCGGGCCTCTATCGTAACGAACGTGCGGCTTTCCTGCCTTTTCTCATCGCCTCGCCGATCCTGTTCCTGATCGGCGCATCGCTGGTGTACTTCTTCTTCACCCCGATGGTGATGTGGTTCTTCCTGACCATGCAGCAGTCCGGCGGGGACGGTGAGGTGCAGATTTCCCTGCTGCCGAAGGTTTCGGAATATCTCAGCCTCATCATGACGCTGATCTTCTCCTTCGGCCTCGTGTTCCAGCTGCCGGTGGTGACAAGCCTGATGGCGCGGGTGGGAATGTTGTCGTCTCAGGCACTGGTCGACAAGCGCAAGTGGGCAATCGTCATCGCGTTCGTGGTGGCGGCGGTGCTCACGCCACCCGACCCTCTCAGCCAGATCGGTCTCGCCATTCCGACGATCATCCTTTACGAAATCTCGATCATCACGGCCCGCATGATCGAGCGTTCCAAGGCCAAAGAAGAAAGCGCGCGCAAAGCCGAAGACGGCGAGGAAGAAAAGCCGGAAGACAGCCCGCCTGCCGACAA
- a CDS encoding twin-arginine translocase TatA/TatE family subunit, whose product MGSFSIWHWLIVLVIVLLVFGRGKIPELMGDMAKGIKSFKKGMADDDDDKRTVEHRADETVSPSKEKAGKS is encoded by the coding sequence ATGGGTTCGTTTTCGATTTGGCACTGGCTTATCGTGCTGGTGATCGTGCTGCTGGTTTTCGGCCGCGGCAAGATTCCGGAACTGATGGGCGATATGGCCAAGGGCATCAAGAGCTTCAAGAAGGGTATGGCCGACGACGATGACGACAAGCGCACTGTCGAACATCGCGCCGATGAAACCGTTTCCCCTTCCAAGGAAAAAGCTGGCAAGAGCTGA
- the tatB gene encoding Sec-independent protein translocase protein TatB, translated as MLDVGWSEMLVIAIVMIVVVGPKDLPKMLRTFGRMTTKMRGMANDFQRQFNEAIKEAELDDVKKSVDSLRSLNPAAEIRKQLNPFEKAAADVRSSIDDAGKLKATPVPGVAPAASDAPFPAMTDASVPPEQTSVAARTVKTTAAADTAKTSAAKADGKASVADAPAAKKAAAAKAVKAPAAKKAPAPKAPPAKKAEAPKAPAPKAVAPKAVAPKPAAPKPAKTDAAAPKTVAAAKPAAAKSRTRTASKTTRTPK; from the coding sequence ATGCTTGATGTCGGCTGGTCTGAGATGCTGGTGATCGCGATCGTGATGATCGTGGTCGTCGGGCCAAAGGATTTGCCCAAGATGCTGCGTACCTTTGGTCGTATGACGACCAAGATGCGCGGCATGGCGAATGATTTTCAGCGGCAGTTCAACGAGGCGATCAAGGAAGCCGAACTTGACGACGTCAAGAAATCCGTCGATTCCCTGCGCAGTCTCAATCCGGCAGCAGAAATCCGTAAGCAGCTGAATCCGTTTGAAAAGGCCGCTGCCGACGTCAGGAGCAGCATCGATGATGCCGGAAAGCTGAAGGCGACGCCTGTTCCTGGGGTCGCGCCGGCTGCAAGTGACGCGCCTTTCCCAGCAATGACAGACGCCTCAGTGCCACCCGAGCAAACCAGTGTTGCCGCCAGGACGGTGAAAACCACGGCAGCGGCAGACACGGCGAAGACGTCTGCGGCGAAAGCGGATGGCAAGGCCAGTGTTGCGGATGCGCCTGCCGCGAAGAAAGCTGCCGCCGCCAAAGCTGTGAAAGCTCCCGCCGCGAAGAAGGCACCGGCACCAAAAGCTCCTCCGGCAAAGAAGGCAGAAGCACCGAAAGCCCCCGCACCCAAAGCCGTGGCTCCTAAGGCTGTGGCGCCAAAGCCGGCCGCTCCCAAACCCGCCAAAACTGATGCTGCGGCACCCAAAACGGTAGCGGCGGCAAAGCCGGCTGCCGCCAAATCCCGCACCCGTACTGCAAGCAAGACGACGAGGACGCCCAAGTGA